One stretch of Phycisphaerales bacterium DNA includes these proteins:
- a CDS encoding radical SAM protein: MSRDKLRICETFFSIQGESSHMGLPCVFIRLTGCHLRCTYCDTAYSFTEGEHRLVDEIVSETLAYPCNLVEITGGEPLLQPGVHTLMERLANAGKTVLIETSGACDISKCDPRVIRILDLKTPGSGEAQRNLLDNFQYLTKQDEVKFVITDHSDYLWSRDMIQEHDLANKCGCILMSPVYEQAANEHIAGCQGLPLDLLVSWILEDGLPVRLQTQLHKLIWDPQTRGV, translated from the coding sequence ATGAGCCGCGATAAACTTCGAATCTGCGAGACGTTTTTTTCGATCCAAGGTGAATCCAGCCACATGGGCCTCCCTTGTGTCTTTATTCGACTCACCGGTTGCCACCTGCGATGCACCTATTGCGATACTGCATACAGCTTCACAGAGGGTGAGCATCGACTTGTTGACGAAATCGTTTCAGAGACACTGGCATACCCCTGCAATTTGGTCGAGATCACTGGCGGCGAGCCGCTGCTACAACCGGGCGTACATACGCTGATGGAGCGCCTGGCCAATGCTGGAAAGACGGTCCTGATTGAAACCTCTGGAGCCTGTGATATCTCCAAGTGTGACCCACGCGTCATCCGAATCCTCGATCTCAAAACGCCAGGGAGTGGTGAAGCTCAACGGAATCTGTTGGATAACTTTCAGTACCTCACAAAACAAGATGAAGTCAAATTTGTCATTACAGACCACAGCGACTACCTGTGGTCTCGAGACATGATTCAAGAACACGATTTAGCCAACAAATGCGGATGCATTTTGATGTCACCTGTCTACGAACAGGCCGCCAATGAACACATTGCCGGCTGCCAGGGGTTGCCACTGGATTTGCTCGTTTCCTGGATACTTGAAGATGGGTTGCCGGTGCGGCTTCAGACCCAACTACACAAGCTGATCTGGGATCCACAGACCCGTGGCGTCTAA
- a CDS encoding diguanylate cyclase — MSSSMIQTCWRLLVIEPDEQMAARLGDAIEQLHLPDCKQIEPGDIHAAQFNKVPQKMKPEYKVISSLEQLHNIELEHYDVVLCASCLPDAHCLDALAFIKGMAPDLPVIITGNDQQSSLAIESIRAGAVDYLVLNKVTLSMLALNIAKCFAHRAVRVENRKLHENLSRSLSELAVANRQFQKVIERLERMSRTDELTGLANRRWLNLMLDDRWAEAARNDVPLACLMIDLDQFKRLNDDRGHHVGDAMLRTAGQVISANCRHVDIAARYGGDEFCILMPHTDPEEAMIVGDRILMAFQQMVEQLDEKDCVVGMSMGLSHSALSLPVSGIELVRHADEAMYVAKSNGKFGGAKRVMVRYRHLESEMCVLPYTGSAIVTKTNEPLVEKDNELRKAG; from the coding sequence ATGTCAAGCTCAATGATACAAACTTGTTGGCGACTGCTTGTCATTGAACCTGATGAGCAAATGGCCGCACGTTTAGGTGACGCCATTGAGCAACTGCATTTGCCGGATTGCAAGCAGATTGAACCAGGCGATATCCATGCCGCTCAATTCAATAAAGTCCCGCAGAAAATGAAGCCCGAATACAAAGTGATCTCTTCGTTAGAGCAGCTTCATAATATTGAACTAGAACATTATGACGTCGTACTTTGTGCATCATGTTTGCCTGATGCTCATTGTCTTGATGCACTTGCATTTATCAAGGGCATGGCCCCGGATCTGCCCGTCATTATTACTGGAAATGATCAGCAAAGCTCGCTTGCGATTGAATCAATTCGTGCAGGCGCGGTTGACTACCTTGTTCTAAACAAGGTGACGCTATCGATGTTGGCATTGAACATTGCAAAGTGTTTTGCCCATCGTGCCGTGCGTGTCGAAAACCGTAAGCTGCATGAAAACCTGAGTCGCTCATTATCTGAATTAGCAGTTGCGAATCGTCAGTTTCAGAAGGTTATTGAGCGCTTAGAACGGATGAGTCGAACAGATGAGCTCACTGGACTCGCGAATCGTCGTTGGCTGAATCTGATGTTGGATGATCGTTGGGCAGAGGCCGCTCGTAATGATGTTCCCTTGGCATGCTTGATGATTGATCTCGATCAGTTCAAGAGGCTCAATGATGACCGTGGTCACCATGTGGGCGATGCGATGCTTCGCACGGCGGGGCAGGTGATCAGTGCCAACTGTCGCCATGTCGATATTGCGGCTCGCTATGGAGGCGATGAATTTTGCATATTGATGCCTCATACTGATCCCGAGGAAGCCATGATTGTCGGTGATCGCATATTGATGGCATTCCAGCAGATGGTCGAGCAGTTGGACGAGAAGGACTGTGTGGTTGGAATGTCAATGGGTCTGTCACATTCTGCACTCTCTCTGCCGGTATCTGGGATCGAGTTGGTTCGGCATGCTGACGAGGCAATGTATGTGGCCAAGTCCAATGGAAAGTTCGGTGGCGCCAAGCGCGTCATGGTCCGCTATCGGCATCTTGAGAGTGAAATGTGTGTCTTGCCGTACACAGGCAGTGCTATTGTCACCAAAACAAATGAGCCATTAGTCGAAAAAGATAACGAGCTCCGTAAGGCGGGGTGA
- the queD gene encoding 6-carboxytetrahydropterin synthase QueD, protein MFVKLTISFGFEAAHFLPNFPEGHKCRRMHGHSFKVEVTVAGDIPEGQGHLLDFGEVKQAIAPIEERLDHHLLNEIEGLEDPTSEQLAGWIWDRLAPNLPLLNEVVVRETCRSMCTYLGPQM, encoded by the coding sequence ATGTTTGTGAAACTGACTATCTCGTTTGGATTTGAAGCGGCCCATTTTCTGCCTAATTTTCCTGAGGGGCATAAATGTCGCCGTATGCATGGTCACTCCTTTAAAGTCGAGGTGACGGTTGCTGGAGATATTCCTGAGGGGCAGGGGCACCTTTTGGATTTTGGTGAGGTCAAGCAGGCTATTGCGCCTATTGAGGAAAGACTCGATCATCACTTACTCAATGAGATTGAAGGCTTAGAAGATCCAACCAGTGAGCAACTCGCAGGTTGGATCTGGGATCGCTTGGCTCCGAATTTACCCTTATTGAACGAAGTGGTCGTACGCGAGACTTGTCGCTCGATGTGCACCTATCTTGGGCCACAGATGTGA
- the smpB gene encoding SsrA-binding protein SmpB: MPPRTTKSNEREVLNRKARHEYSIHETLECGIRLTGTEIKSIRDGQISLAEGYVRASENPCVLKLHGVHIAEYPPAGPHRQHEPTRARSLLAHRREIKKLFAKTQQKGFTLVPLKLYFVRGRAKLLIGLGEGIRRGDKRHKIDKREAQRDIERALSRSKKFN, from the coding sequence ATGCCACCTCGCACAACCAAATCCAATGAACGTGAAGTCCTTAACCGCAAAGCTCGGCACGAATATTCTATTCACGAGACTTTGGAGTGTGGAATCAGACTCACGGGCACTGAAATCAAGTCAATCCGGGATGGCCAGATCAGTCTGGCCGAAGGCTATGTGCGAGCCTCTGAGAATCCTTGCGTACTGAAACTACACGGCGTCCACATCGCCGAGTATCCCCCGGCTGGACCTCATCGCCAACATGAACCAACACGAGCTCGCTCACTTCTCGCTCATCGCCGCGAGATAAAAAAGCTCTTCGCAAAAACACAGCAAAAAGGTTTCACCCTGGTGCCACTTAAACTCTACTTTGTCAGAGGGCGAGCCAAACTGCTGATTGGGCTTGGTGAGGGCATTCGTCGTGGTGACAAGCGACACAAAATTGATAAACGTGAAGCCCAACGAGACATCGAAAGAGCACTCAGCCGTTCTAAGAAATTCAACTAA